In Mercenaria mercenaria strain notata chromosome 14, MADL_Memer_1, whole genome shotgun sequence, the following are encoded in one genomic region:
- the LOC123527959 gene encoding solute carrier family 49 member A3-like: protein MAAENGSPAVKYLSTDDAYSRFSSEKIDSRRRHMVGEVVHENTQSIRKRVSTEGSIISTLNEEKSYKLYPSRWVLLFIASSLNLSTSMASILKLYIFTLIIYKECLCESILYRSPVVPNECLVQVRLGKYSSLSGLHAGIPNWITFAAAADTSVEFYKISTLQLNLLSMCFVLVTIPFGLTAAWVTDTFGLRATFMIAAWSNGVGSLLRNISAMDIVPLGSKYSVVLIGQILVACGEKFVIMIPTKLAALWFPENRRALANMIAGMTDALGNMVAFIVVPLMVEVESDIPSMLWVMSAPAFLLALITTFCVKRSIPPTPPSASAAKISKAFFPGLKTLFKEKNYLILNLTFGAGFGVYISHLVLLEQSLCPRGYSDEFAGLCGALMIVTGTVFAALGSIYVDRTKKFDEVLKISFGLACLAVIAFTQVTRQRDQHIWVAVTSALFGGFALVIYPVSLELAVEVTFPVAAATSSGLCIITGSTQGIGIMFAMQFLARPLPNWERNLESGCLQDGAFNPQDFTYSYLWMSNCVVVTAFVILVLFFRPKYKRLMEERKVKAKTVVYIINTENIESSSIQITKL from the exons ATGGCTGCGGAAAATGGGTCGCCTGCGGTGAAATACCTCAGTACTGACGACGCATACTCGAGGTTTTCATCAGAAAAGATAGACTCCAGACGGAGACACATGGTTGGAGAGGTTGTCCACGAGAATACACAGTCTATAAGGAAGCGGGTTTCCACTGAAGGTTCGATAATTTCGACATTAAATGAGGAGAAATCATACAAGTTGTACCCATCTAGATGGGTCTTACTGTTTATTGCTAGCAGTCTGAACCTGTCAACTTCGATGGCAAGTATTCTTAAACTGTATATTTTTACTCTGATAATTTACAAGGAATGCTTATGTGAGTCCATACTCTATCGGAGTCCAGTCGTACCGAACGAATGCCTAGTACAAGTACGACTGGGAAAATACTCTTCATTATCTGGACTTCATGCAGGAATACCG AACTGGATCACTTTTGCTGCGGCTGCTGACACTTCAgtagaattttacaaaatttccaCTCTTCAACTGAATCTACTGTCCATGTGTTTTGTGCTTGTTACAATACCATTTGGTCTGACGGCTGCCTGGGTAACGGACACATTTGGGCTTCGGGCAACG TTTATGATTGCGGCATGGTCAAATGGTGTCGGGTCTCTCCTCAGGAATATCAGCGCAATGGATATAGTGCCACTCGGGTCTAAATATAGCGTGGTTCTGATTGGTCAGATTCTAGTCGCGTGTGGGGAGAAGTTTGTTATAATGATTCCAACAAAACTAGCAGCACTTTGGTTTCCAGAAAACCGAAGAGCACTCGCAAACATGATTGCAGGAATGA cTGATGCGTTGGGTAATATGGTTGCATTTATCGTTGTCCCTCTGATGGTAGAGGTTGAATCAGACATTCCATCAATG CTATGGGTCATGTCAGCACCTGCATTTCTTCTTGCCTTGATAACGACGTTTTGTGTTAAAAGATCAATACCTCCAACTCCACCATCAGCAAGCGCAGCTAAGATAAGTAAAGCGTTCTTCCCAGgattaaaaaca CTATTTAAAGAAAAGAACTACCTGattttaaatttgacatttggCGCTGGGTTTGGAGTTTATATTTCACATCTTGTTTTGCTTGAGCAGTCACTGTGTCCACGAGGATATTCCGAT GAGTTTGCTGGACTGTGCGGAGCTTTGATGATTGTTACAGGTACCGTGTTTGCAGCGCTGGGTTCTATCTATGTAGACAGGACAAAGAAATTTGATGAAGTCCTTAAAATATCTTTCGGCCTAGCTTGTCTGGCAGTAATTGCTTTTACACAG GTTACACGACAACGTGACCAGCATATCTGGGTGGCCGTTACTTCAGCTTTGTTTGGGGGCTTTGCCCTTGTTATATATCCTGTCAGTCTGGAATTAGCTGTAGAGGTCACGTTTCCAGTAGCAGCGGCAACCAGTTCAGGCCTCTGTATTATCACTGG ATCTACTCAAGGAATCGGCATAATGTTCGCAATGCAGTTTTTGGCGCGACCTTTGCCTAACTGGGAGCGCAATTTGGAATCAGGTTGTCTACAGGATGGCGCCTTTAACCCACAAGATTTTACAT ATTCTTACCTTTGGATGTCAAATTGTGTGGTAGTTACAGCATTTGTGATACTAGTATTGTTTTTCCGTCCAAAATATAAACGTTTGATGGAGGAGAGAAAAGTGAAAGCAAAAACTGTtgtatacataataaatacagaAAACATTGAAAGCAGTTCCATCCAGATTACAAAACTGTGA